From the Lolium rigidum isolate FL_2022 chromosome 2, APGP_CSIRO_Lrig_0.1, whole genome shotgun sequence genome, one window contains:
- the LOC124690474 gene encoding cell division cycle-associated protein 7-like — translation MGRKGAGGEQMKKVKDAAPRKRNPCPGVRLVGGRIYDPENGKTCHQCRQKTTDFAVSCKQPQKKGLCPIHFCHKCLLNRYGENAEEMTKQEAWTCPKCRGICNCSFCRCAKQS, via the exons ATGGGGAGGAAGGGCGCCGGCGGTGAGCAGATGAAGAAGGTCAAGGATGCGGCTCCCAGGAAACGCAACCCGTGCCCCGGAGTCCGTTTGGTCGGCGGCCGGATCTATGACCCGGAGAACGGGAAGACCTGCCACCAG TGTCGTCAGAAAACAACGGACTTCGCGGTATCTTGCAAACAGCCGCAGAAGAAGGGTCTCTGTCCAATCCACTTCTGCCACAAGTGCCTTCTCAACAG GTATGGTGAGAACGCTGAAGAGATGACCAAACAGGAGGCCTGGACCTGCCCCAAATGCAGGGGCATCTGCAACTGCAGCTTCTGCAGGTGTGCCAAGCAAAGCTGA
- the LOC124687986 gene encoding uncharacterized protein LOC124687986 has translation MVAAAQTLTSLPMTAKKEHKDGNPKRALGTDDTTDGLLAEGDENIGTDLNAFPSVPVNKRLKKGNCRVNNMTAYKKFPVDIKGDPQIRNESTDVLKTKIELPIATPVTNILGTELDANDVGSAILFYEFCRTFGEVLMASKQ, from the exons ATGGTGGCTGCTGCACAGACGCTGACATCACTCCCTATGACGGCCAAGAAG GAACACAAGGATGGCAACCCAAAGAGGGCCCTAGGGACAGATGACACTACTGATGGATTGTTGGCTGAAGGGGATGAGAATATAGGGACTGATCTCAATGCATTTCCATCTGTTCCTGTTAACAAGAGACTGAAGAAGGGCAATTGCAGGGTAAATAACATGACTGCTTATAAGAAGTTCCCTGTTGACATTAAGGGTGATCCTCAAATCCGAAATGAGAGCACTGATGTTCTCAAGACCAAAATTGAGCTACCCATAGCTACTCCAGTCACTAACATTTTAGGGACCGAGCTGGACGCAAACGATGTTGGTTCTGCAATTCTGTTTTATGAATTCTGCCGCACATTTGGGGAGGTTCTAATGGCAAGCAAGCAATAA